One genomic segment of Flagellimonas marinaquae includes these proteins:
- a CDS encoding MFS transporter, which produces MNPSKRILPVIVLSQFCCTSLWFAGNGVMGDLVSTFGLNESAVGHLTSAVQFGFIAGTLVFAILSIADRFSPSKVFFSCALLGALFNLGVIWDENGLASILSFRFFTGFFLAGIYPVGMKIAADYYEKGLGRSLGFLVGALVVGTAFPHLLKEMTHTLSWKAVLVATSILAVLGGTLMVILVPNGPFRKPGQKIYLSAFLKVFQNRSFRSAAFGYFGHCWELYTFWAFVPIMLQTYTMVHPNATFNIPLLSFLIIAIGGLACVLGGYLAQVFGTKKVAFMALLLSCICCLISPLLFVQGSEVVFVAFLLFWGMVVIADSPLFSTLVAQSALPEIKGTALTIVNSIGFAITIASILLLNEMRIWTSSNMVYMMLAAGPILGLIALSSKNKAIL; this is translated from the coding sequence ATGAACCCCTCCAAACGCATTCTCCCCGTCATCGTACTATCACAATTTTGCTGCACCTCGCTTTGGTTTGCGGGCAATGGGGTAATGGGCGATTTGGTATCCACCTTTGGGTTAAACGAAAGTGCCGTGGGACATTTGACCTCAGCGGTACAATTTGGATTCATAGCCGGCACTTTGGTGTTTGCCATTTTATCGATTGCCGATCGGTTTTCGCCATCCAAAGTATTTTTTAGCTGCGCCCTTTTGGGAGCATTGTTCAATTTGGGCGTCATTTGGGACGAAAACGGACTGGCGAGCATCCTATCCTTTCGTTTTTTTACGGGATTCTTTCTTGCGGGCATCTACCCCGTAGGCATGAAGATAGCTGCCGATTATTACGAAAAAGGACTGGGTAGATCTTTGGGTTTTCTGGTCGGGGCGCTTGTGGTCGGCACAGCGTTTCCACATTTATTAAAAGAGATGACCCATACATTGTCGTGGAAAGCGGTGTTGGTGGCCACCTCAATCCTGGCCGTTTTGGGGGGCACTTTAATGGTAATTTTAGTTCCCAATGGCCCATTCCGAAAACCGGGTCAAAAAATCTACCTGTCCGCATTTCTAAAAGTGTTTCAAAACCGAAGCTTCCGCTCGGCAGCCTTCGGATATTTTGGTCACTGTTGGGAACTTTATACCTTTTGGGCCTTTGTTCCAATTATGTTGCAAACCTATACGATGGTTCACCCGAACGCTACCTTCAATATCCCCTTATTGTCGTTTTTAATTATTGCTATCGGTGGTTTGGCATGTGTATTGGGCGGCTATTTAGCACAAGTATTCGGAACTAAAAAGGTGGCATTTATGGCCCTGCTGCTTTCCTGTATTTGTTGCTTGATCTCTCCCTTGCTTTTTGTACAGGGTTCCGAAGTGGTTTTTGTTGCTTTTCTTCTTTTTTGGGGCATGGTGGTGATTGCAGACTCTCCCCTATTTTCCACCTTGGTGGCACAAAGTGCATTACCAGAAATAAAGGGAACGGCATTGACTATAGTAAACAGCATCGGTTTTGCCATTACCATCGCCAGCATTCTGCTACTCAATGAAATGCGAATCTGGACAAGTTCCAATATGGTTTATATGATGTTGGCCGCAGGTCCAATTTTGGGATTGATTGCCTTGTCATCAAAAAACAAAGCGATACTCTAA
- a CDS encoding ATP-binding protein, protein MIKEISKKQVLDRIRFENPWWVDGHIEDDYNQMPRRLYFELFKPLVYERDIRRAVVLMGPRRVGKTVMLFHLVEDLIQNGVNPKKIIFITIENPIYNNIPLEQLFTYAKEATGLEDKNDWHIIYDEIQYCRDWEVHLKSLVDSYRKDKFIVSGSAAAALKFASNESGAGRFTDFLLPPLTFNEYISLKGLDRIITTTKLKWKEHITEFYTSSHLDELNKHFLDYINFGGYPEVIFSEKIQANPGRYIRQDIVDKVLLRDLPSLYGISDTRELNSLFTTIAYNSGGEFSLETLSKQSQVPKNTLKKYIEYLEAAYLIKQVRRIDQSGKRFKRDNFFKIYLTNPSLRSALFSPMSTTDEMMGNMVETAIFAQWMHRDWFTPWYARWTGGEVDMVGLSESTLKPLWALEIKWSNRYFDKPSGLKSLYKFCNESNLNNPIVTTIDKEGEKEFKGINIQFLPSSSYAYTVGKNTLEKKKNM, encoded by the coding sequence ATGATAAAAGAAATCTCTAAAAAGCAAGTACTGGATAGGATTAGATTTGAAAATCCTTGGTGGGTAGATGGTCATATTGAAGATGATTATAACCAAATGCCCAGAAGGCTTTACTTTGAACTGTTCAAACCTCTGGTTTATGAGCGGGATATCCGCAGGGCCGTTGTTTTGATGGGACCACGAAGGGTAGGAAAAACTGTTATGCTCTTCCATTTGGTTGAGGATTTGATTCAGAACGGAGTGAATCCTAAAAAAATTATCTTCATCACTATAGAAAACCCTATATACAACAATATACCGCTAGAACAGCTTTTTACCTATGCCAAAGAGGCTACTGGCCTTGAGGATAAAAATGATTGGCACATTATATATGATGAAATTCAGTATTGTAGAGATTGGGAAGTTCACTTAAAGTCATTGGTTGATAGCTACAGGAAAGATAAGTTTATCGTTTCAGGTTCCGCTGCTGCTGCACTTAAGTTCGCCAGTAATGAAAGTGGTGCTGGAAGATTCACAGATTTTTTGCTGCCACCCTTGACCTTTAATGAATATATCTCCTTAAAAGGATTAGATAGGATTATCACTACTACAAAATTGAAATGGAAAGAACATATAACCGAGTTTTACACCTCTTCACACCTTGATGAATTGAACAAACATTTTCTGGATTATATAAACTTTGGTGGATACCCCGAAGTCATCTTTTCGGAAAAAATACAAGCCAATCCTGGCAGGTACATTAGACAAGATATTGTGGACAAGGTGCTTCTTAGAGACCTTCCTAGTCTTTATGGAATAAGTGACACGCGGGAATTGAATTCTTTGTTTACAACTATTGCCTATAATAGTGGTGGAGAGTTTTCACTGGAAACACTCAGTAAACAATCACAAGTTCCAAAGAATACTCTAAAAAAATATATAGAATATTTAGAAGCTGCTTATTTGATAAAGCAAGTTAGACGTATTGACCAAAGCGGGAAACGTTTCAAAAGAGACAATTTTTTTAAAATCTATTTGACCAATCCCTCATTAAGGAGCGCATTATTTTCACCAATGTCAACCACTGATGAAATGATGGGCAATATGGTGGAAACTGCAATTTTTGCACAATGGATGCATCGTGATTGGTTTACACCTTGGTATGCTAGATGGACTGGTGGCGAAGTTGATATGGTAGGTTTAAGTGAATCAACATTAAAACCCCTATGGGCCCTTGAAATCAAATGGTCCAATAGATATTTCGATAAACCTAGTGGATTGAAGAGTCTATATAAGTTTTGCAATGAAAGTAATTTGAACAACCCGATAGTTACTACAATTGACAAAGAAGGAGAAAAGGAATTTAAAGGAATAAATATTCAGTTTCTTCCTTCCTCATCTTACGCCTATACAGTCGGCAAAAACACCTTGGAGAAAAAGAAAAATATGTAA